A section of the Lampris incognitus isolate fLamInc1 chromosome 8, fLamInc1.hap2, whole genome shotgun sequence genome encodes:
- the si:ch73-261i21.5 gene encoding zona pellucida-like domain-containing protein 1 translates to MWPALLLCQLATLHLSQSFSHVCISHPTFREPVNTDIDVLCGTERVELQILLCPVYYNEYNESLMALNAQHFKEECKGTPDWTADPPVLKFNFSIREEAIAACLNKLMITQEVGTGLFSDFSHVQFINISGMINSLDTDTGTITYRKEMTYKFSCRYPLQYLVNSTEMSTSGTKITIKDNNGSFISTLSMQLYADSSYTSMLQIPAGGLQLKTRIFVQVKATNLTNRFNVLLDRCYATTTPFPVNSAYYDLFVGCNRDGQTVIGVNGLQQEARFSFEAFRFIQHQNRTLSTFFLHCATRLCEHTFCSSLVQNCTTHINYNSNTRRRRSADGAQSTTVSSMATVSSGPINTRVDNGYPVESEVAQQTRSSGTLLGIAVVAGIIGAICITLVACIAYLIYNSSEAFNKSALYQQE, encoded by the exons ATGTGGCCAGCCCTTCTCCTGTGTCAGCTTGCCACGCTCCACCTCTCCCAATCCTTCAGCCATGTTTGCATCTCACACCCAACATTCAGGGAGCCAG tTAACACAGACATTGATGTGCTCTGCGGCACTGAGAGGGTGGAGCTCCAGATCCTGCTGTGTCCCGTCTACTATAATGAATACAACGAATCGCTGATGGCCCTGAACGCACAACATTTCAAAGAAGAGTGCAAAGGGACTCCCGACTGGACAGCCGACCCACCTGTGCTCAAATTCAACTTCTCCATCAGAGAGGAAGCAATTGCTGCTTGCCTCAACAAGCTGATG ATCACTCAGGAGGTGGGGACTGGACTATTCTCAGACTTCTCCCATGTCCAGTTCATCAATATCTCAGGCATGATCAATTCCCTGGACACTGACACAGGAACCATCACCTACCGCAAAGAGATGACGTACAAGTTCTCCTGCCGCTATCCGCTTCAGTATCTGGTCAACAGCACCGAGATGAGCAC GTCCGGGACAAAAATAACAATCAAAGACAATAATGGAAGTTTCATCAGCACACTAAGCATGCAGCTGTATGCG GACAGTTCCTACACTTCCATGCTGCAGATCCCTGCTGGAGGGCTGCAGCTCAAGACGAGGATCTTTGTACAAGTGAAGGCCACTAACCTTACCAACAG ATTCAACGTGCTGCTTGACCGCTGTTATGCCACAACTACCCCTTTCCCGGTCAACAGCGCCTACTATGATCTCTTTGTTGG GTGTAATCGGGATGGCCAGACTGTGATAGGAGTCAACGGGCTGCAGCAGGAGGCTCGCTTCTCGTTTGAGGCCTTCCGCTTCATCCAGCACCAGAACAGGACGCTGTCCACCTTCTTCCTGCACTGCGCCACCAGACTGTGCGAGCACACCTTCTGCTCCTCCCTCGTCCAG AATTGTACCACACATATCAACTACAACAGCAACACCAGGAGGCGGCGCAGCGCTGATGGCGCCCAGAGCACCACGGTGAGCAGCATGGCCACCGTCAGCTCAGGCCCCATCAACACCCGCGTCGACAACG GGTACCCTGTGGAGTCTGAAG TGGCTCAGCAGACACGTTCGAGCGGGACCTTGCTGGGCATTGCCGTGGTAGCTGGTATCATAGGAGCCATTTGCATCACCTTGGTGGCTTGCATCGCCTACCTCATTTACAACTCCAGTGAGGCTTTCAACAAGAGTGCTCTCTACCAGCAAGAGTGA